In a genomic window of Chaetodon trifascialis isolate fChaTrf1 chromosome 8, fChaTrf1.hap1, whole genome shotgun sequence:
- the csde1 gene encoding cold shock domain-containing protein E1 isoform X12: MGSPWKGFVEFTLPASPPTAFVSADLSSTSPVGLSLSPYGRSMSFDPGMLHNNGHTAYANGTGPGIRETGVVEKLLTSYGFIQCSERQARLFFHCSQYNGNLQELKIGDDVEFEVSSDRRTGKPIAVKLLKIKPEVLPEERISGQVVSAIPVHLDGKSAPGQVPTGSVCYERNGEVFYLTYTPDDVEGNIHLDTGDKVSFYMETNKHTGAVSARNIQLVKKKQMRCQGVVCATKEAFGFIERADVVKEIFFHYSEFKGDLEALQAGDDVDFTIKDRNGKEVATDVRLLPQGTVIFEDISIEQFEGTVVKVIPKVPTKNQNDPLPGRISARIGFTDKELPFGEKDTKSKVTLLEGDHIQFNISTDRRDKLERATNIDILPDTFNFTKETREMGVIAAIRDGFGFIKCVDRDARMFFHFSEVLEESQLHISDEVEFTVVPVGPVCKLFTKDMLSAQRNHAVRIKKLPKGTVSFHTQSEQRFVGVVEKEVVATTNKNASPTKSKEKEAEEGVIAYEDCGVKLTVAYHTKDLEGGGHPQVGDKVEFSINEVKRTGQQSAVSIRVLNRNASNAKRLHGFVATLKDNFGFIETANHDQEIFFHYSEMCGDLENLELGDTVEYTLSKGKGNKVSAEKVTKVAAVNGIGEDVGATVMMGKVIRPLRSVDPSQTEYQGLIEVTEEGGTKGQNYPFGIMGMANKADCLQKGELVKFQVCTVGQTGQKMACNVVPQRRAMVECVKDQFGFITYEVGESKKLFFHVKEVQDGLELQTGDEVEFSVVLNQRTGKCSACNVRRVSEGPKPVVTPRPDRLVNRLKSITLDDASAPRLVIVRQPRGPDNSKGFNVERKTRQPGVID, encoded by the exons ATGAGTTTTGACCCAGGCATGCTCCATAATAATGGGCACACTGCATATGCCAATGGAACAGGGCCTGGCATTAGAGAGACTGGTGTGGTGGAGAAGCTCCTGACTTCTTATGGATTCATCCAGTGCTCTGAACGTCAGGCTCGTCTCTTCTTCCACTGTTCCCAGTACAACGGCAACCTGCAGGAGCTTAAAATAGGAG ATGATGTAGAGTTTGAGGTATCCTCTGACAGGCGCACTGGCAAGCCCATAGCAGTGAAGCTGCTAAAGATAAAGCCAGAGGTGCTGCCAGAGGAGCGCATCTCGGGCCAG GTTGTCTCAGCAATCCCAGTGCACTTGGATGGAAAGTCTGCTCCCGGCCAGGTGCCCACTGGCAGTGTCTGTTATGAAAGAAACGGG GAGGTGTTCTACCTTACCTACACTCCTGATGATGTGGAGGGTAATATCCACCTGGACACAGGCGACAAAGTCAGCTTTTACATGGAGACCAACAAGCA CACTGGTGCAGTCAGTGCTCGTAATATTCAACTTGTGAAGAAAAAGCAAATGAGGTGCCAGGGTGTGGTGTGTGCTACAAAG GAGGCTTTTGGATTCATTGAGAGGGCCGATGTGGTGAAAGAGATCTTCTTTCACTACAGTGAGTTCAAGGGTGATCTGGAGGCTCTGCAGGCTGGAGATGACGTTGATTTCACcatcaaagacagaaat GGTAAAGAAGTAGCCACAGACGTGAGGCTGCTCCCCCAAGGAACAGTCATCTTTGAGGATATCAGCATTGAGCAGTTTGAAGGCACTGTCGTCAAGGTCATTCCCAAGGTTCCCACCAAAAACCAG AATGACCCGCTACCAGGCCGTATCAGTGCCCGCATTGGTTTCACTGACAAGGAGCTGCCATTTGGCGAGAAGGACACAAAGTCCAAGGTGACCCTGTTGGAGGGAGATCACATACAGTTCAACATCTCCACTGACCGCAGAGACAAGCTGGAGAGGGCTACCAACATCGACATCCTCCCAGATACCTTTAACTTCACCAAGGAGACCCGTGAAATG GGGGTGATTGCAGCTATACGCGATGGTTTTGGCTTCATTAAGTGTGTGGATAGGGATGCCAGGATGTTCTTTCACTTCAGTGAAGTTCTAGAGGAGAGCCAACTGCACATCTCTGATGAAGTGGAATTCACTGTTGTGCCTGTAGGTCCTGTTTGTAAGCTTTTCACTAAA GATATGCTGTCAGCTCAGAGGAACCATGCAGTGCGCATCAAGAAGTTGCCTAAAGGCACAGTGTCCTTCCATACCCAGTCTGAGCAGCGCTTTGTGGGTGTGGTAGAGAAAGAAGTTGTGGCAACCACCAACAAGAATGCCAGTCCCACCAAGAGCAAGGAGAAG GAAGCTGAGGAAGGAGTTATTGCATATGAAGACTGTGGAGTGAAGCTCACTGTGGCATATCATACTAAGGACCTGGAGGGAGGAGGTCACCCACAAGTTGGAGATAAG GTGGAGTTCTCCATCAATGAAGTGAAGCGAACTGGCCAGCAGAGTGCAGTCTCCATCAGGGTCCTCAACCGCAATGCCTCCAACGCCAAGAGACTGCATGGATTTGTTGCCACACTGAAGGACAACTTTGGCTTCATTGAGACAGCAAACCATGACCAGGAGATTTTCTTCCACTACAG TGAAATGTGTGGAGACTTGGAGAACTTGGAGCTGGGCGACACGGTGGAGTACACTCTCTCtaagggaaaaggaaacaaagtcAGCGCTGAAAAGGTTACCAAAGTGGCTGCAG TGAATGGCATCGGAGAGGATGTTGGTGCAACAGTGATGATGGGAAAAGTCATCCGTCCCTTACGCAGTGTGGACCCCTCCCAGACAGAATACCAAGGGCTTATTGAAGTCACAGAGGAAG GTGGAACTAAAGGGCAGAATTATCCCTTTGGAATCATGGGTATGGCAAACAAGGCAGACTGTCTGCAGAAAGGTGAACTTGTGAAGTTCCAGGTTTGCACAGTTGGCCAAACTGGACAGAAGATGGCCTGTAATGTGGTCCCTCAGCGCAGAGCCATGGTGGAGTGTGTCAAAGACCAG TTTGGCTTCATCACATATGAAGTTGGTGAGAGCAAGAAGCTGTTCTTTCATGTAAAAGAAGTACAAGATGGCCTTGAGCTCCAGACTGGGGATGAGGTGGAGTTCTCAGTTGTCCTCAATCAACGCACAGGAAAATGTAGTGCCTGCAACGTACGCAGAGTCAG TGAGGGGCCTAAACCAGTGGTGACTCCGCGTCCTGATCGTCTGGTGAACCGACTGAAGAGCATCACTCTTGACGACGCCAGTGCTCCTCGCCTGGTCATAGTAAGACAGCCCCGTGGTCCCGACAATTCAAAG GGCTTCAACGTGGAGCGCAAGACCCGCCAGCCTGGTGTCATCGACTGA
- the csde1 gene encoding cold shock domain-containing protein E1 isoform X16, which yields MSFDPGMLHNNGHTAYANGTGPGIRETGVVEKLLTSYGFIQCSERQARLFFHCSQYNGNLQELKIGDDVEFEVSSDRRTGKPIAVKLLKIKPEVLPEERISGQVGPDLHAYPFTVLHGYIHPVVSAIPVHLDGKSAPGQVPTGSVCYERNGEVFYLTYTPDDVEGNIHLDTGDKVSFYMETNKHTGAVSARNIQLVKKKQMRCQGVVCATKEAFGFIERADVVKEIFFHYSEFKGDLEALQAGDDVDFTIKDRNGKEVATDVRLLPQGTVIFEDISIEQFEGTVVKVIPKVPTKNQNDPLPGRISARIGFTDKELPFGEKDTKSKVTLLEGDHIQFNISTDRRDKLERATNIDILPDTFNFTKETREMGVIAAIRDGFGFIKCVDRDARMFFHFSEVLEESQLHISDEVEFTVVPVGPVCKLFTKDMLSAQRNHAVRIKKLPKGTVSFHTQSEQRFVGVVEKEVVATTNKNASPTKSKEKEAEEGVIAYEDCGVKLTVAYHTKDLEGGGHPQVGDKVEFSINEVKRTGQQSAVSIRVLNRNASNAKRLHGFVATLKDNFGFIETANHDQEIFFHYSEMCGDLENLELGDTVEYTLSKGKGNKVSAEKVTKVAAVNGIGEDVGATVMMGKVIRPLRSVDPSQTEYQGLIEVTEEGGTKGQNYPFGIMGMANKADCLQKGELVKFQVCTVGQTGQKMACNVVPQRRAMVECVKDQFGFITYEVGESKKLFFHVKEVQDGLELQTGDEVEFSVVLNQRTGKCSACNVRRVSEGPKPVVTPRPDRLVNRLKSITLDDASAPRLVIVRQPRGPDNSKGFNVERKTRQPGVID from the exons ATGAGTTTTGACCCAGGCATGCTCCATAATAATGGGCACACTGCATATGCCAATGGAACAGGGCCTGGCATTAGAGAGACTGGTGTGGTGGAGAAGCTCCTGACTTCTTATGGATTCATCCAGTGCTCTGAACGTCAGGCTCGTCTCTTCTTCCACTGTTCCCAGTACAACGGCAACCTGCAGGAGCTTAAAATAGGAG ATGATGTAGAGTTTGAGGTATCCTCTGACAGGCGCACTGGCAAGCCCATAGCAGTGAAGCTGCTAAAGATAAAGCCAGAGGTGCTGCCAGAGGAGCGCATCTCGGGCCAGGTGGGGCCAGACCTGCACGCCTATCCCTTTACTGTGCTGCATGGTTATATTCATCCA GTTGTCTCAGCAATCCCAGTGCACTTGGATGGAAAGTCTGCTCCCGGCCAGGTGCCCACTGGCAGTGTCTGTTATGAAAGAAACGGG GAGGTGTTCTACCTTACCTACACTCCTGATGATGTGGAGGGTAATATCCACCTGGACACAGGCGACAAAGTCAGCTTTTACATGGAGACCAACAAGCA CACTGGTGCAGTCAGTGCTCGTAATATTCAACTTGTGAAGAAAAAGCAAATGAGGTGCCAGGGTGTGGTGTGTGCTACAAAG GAGGCTTTTGGATTCATTGAGAGGGCCGATGTGGTGAAAGAGATCTTCTTTCACTACAGTGAGTTCAAGGGTGATCTGGAGGCTCTGCAGGCTGGAGATGACGTTGATTTCACcatcaaagacagaaat GGTAAAGAAGTAGCCACAGACGTGAGGCTGCTCCCCCAAGGAACAGTCATCTTTGAGGATATCAGCATTGAGCAGTTTGAAGGCACTGTCGTCAAGGTCATTCCCAAGGTTCCCACCAAAAACCAG AATGACCCGCTACCAGGCCGTATCAGTGCCCGCATTGGTTTCACTGACAAGGAGCTGCCATTTGGCGAGAAGGACACAAAGTCCAAGGTGACCCTGTTGGAGGGAGATCACATACAGTTCAACATCTCCACTGACCGCAGAGACAAGCTGGAGAGGGCTACCAACATCGACATCCTCCCAGATACCTTTAACTTCACCAAGGAGACCCGTGAAATG GGGGTGATTGCAGCTATACGCGATGGTTTTGGCTTCATTAAGTGTGTGGATAGGGATGCCAGGATGTTCTTTCACTTCAGTGAAGTTCTAGAGGAGAGCCAACTGCACATCTCTGATGAAGTGGAATTCACTGTTGTGCCTGTAGGTCCTGTTTGTAAGCTTTTCACTAAA GATATGCTGTCAGCTCAGAGGAACCATGCAGTGCGCATCAAGAAGTTGCCTAAAGGCACAGTGTCCTTCCATACCCAGTCTGAGCAGCGCTTTGTGGGTGTGGTAGAGAAAGAAGTTGTGGCAACCACCAACAAGAATGCCAGTCCCACCAAGAGCAAGGAGAAG GAAGCTGAGGAAGGAGTTATTGCATATGAAGACTGTGGAGTGAAGCTCACTGTGGCATATCATACTAAGGACCTGGAGGGAGGAGGTCACCCACAAGTTGGAGATAAG GTGGAGTTCTCCATCAATGAAGTGAAGCGAACTGGCCAGCAGAGTGCAGTCTCCATCAGGGTCCTCAACCGCAATGCCTCCAACGCCAAGAGACTGCATGGATTTGTTGCCACACTGAAGGACAACTTTGGCTTCATTGAGACAGCAAACCATGACCAGGAGATTTTCTTCCACTACAG TGAAATGTGTGGAGACTTGGAGAACTTGGAGCTGGGCGACACGGTGGAGTACACTCTCTCtaagggaaaaggaaacaaagtcAGCGCTGAAAAGGTTACCAAAGTGGCTGCAG TGAATGGCATCGGAGAGGATGTTGGTGCAACAGTGATGATGGGAAAAGTCATCCGTCCCTTACGCAGTGTGGACCCCTCCCAGACAGAATACCAAGGGCTTATTGAAGTCACAGAGGAAG GTGGAACTAAAGGGCAGAATTATCCCTTTGGAATCATGGGTATGGCAAACAAGGCAGACTGTCTGCAGAAAGGTGAACTTGTGAAGTTCCAGGTTTGCACAGTTGGCCAAACTGGACAGAAGATGGCCTGTAATGTGGTCCCTCAGCGCAGAGCCATGGTGGAGTGTGTCAAAGACCAG TTTGGCTTCATCACATATGAAGTTGGTGAGAGCAAGAAGCTGTTCTTTCATGTAAAAGAAGTACAAGATGGCCTTGAGCTCCAGACTGGGGATGAGGTGGAGTTCTCAGTTGTCCTCAATCAACGCACAGGAAAATGTAGTGCCTGCAACGTACGCAGAGTCAG TGAGGGGCCTAAACCAGTGGTGACTCCGCGTCCTGATCGTCTGGTGAACCGACTGAAGAGCATCACTCTTGACGACGCCAGTGCTCCTCGCCTGGTCATAGTAAGACAGCCCCGTGGTCCCGACAATTCAAAG GGCTTCAACGTGGAGCGCAAGACCCGCCAGCCTGGTGTCATCGACTGA
- the csde1 gene encoding cold shock domain-containing protein E1 isoform X9, producing the protein MGSPWKGFVEFTLPASPPTAFVSADLSSTSPVGLSLSPYGRSMSFDPGMLHNNGHTAYANGTGPGIRETGVVEKLLTSYGFIQCSERQARLFFHCSQYNGNLQELKIGDDVEFEVSSDRRTGKPIAVKLLKIKPEVLPEERISGQVGPDLHAYPFTVLHGYIHPVVSAIPVHLDGKSAPGQVPTGSVCYERNGEVFYLTYTPDDVEGNIHLDTGDKVSFYMETNKHTGAVSARNIQLVKKKQMRCQGVVCATKEAFGFIERADVVKEIFFHYSEFKGDLEALQAGDDVDFTIKDRNGKEVATDVRLLPQGTVIFEDISIEQFEGTVVKVIPKVPTKNQNDPLPGRISARIGFTDKELPFGEKDTKSKVTLLEGDHIQFNISTDRRDKLERATNIDILPDTFNFTKETREMGVIAAIRDGFGFIKCVDRDARMFFHFSEVLEESQLHISDEVEFTVVPDMLSAQRNHAVRIKKLPKGTVSFHTQSEQRFVGVVEKEVVATTNKNASPTKSKEKEAEEGVIAYEDCGVKLTVAYHTKDLEGGGHPQVGDKVEFSINEVKRTGQQSAVSIRVLNRNASNAKRLHGFVATLKDNFGFIETANHDQEIFFHYSEMCGDLENLELGDTVEYTLSKGKGNKVSAEKVTKVAAVNGIGEDVGATVMMGKVIRPLRSVDPSQTEYQGLIEVTEEGGTKGQNYPFGIMGMANKADCLQKGELVKFQVCTVGQTGQKMACNVVPQRRAMVECVKDQFGFITYEVGESKKLFFHVKEVQDGLELQTGDEVEFSVVLNQRTGKCSACNVRRVSEGPKPVVTPRPDRLVNRLKSITLDDASAPRLVIVRQPRGPDNSKGFNVERKTRQPGVID; encoded by the exons ATGAGTTTTGACCCAGGCATGCTCCATAATAATGGGCACACTGCATATGCCAATGGAACAGGGCCTGGCATTAGAGAGACTGGTGTGGTGGAGAAGCTCCTGACTTCTTATGGATTCATCCAGTGCTCTGAACGTCAGGCTCGTCTCTTCTTCCACTGTTCCCAGTACAACGGCAACCTGCAGGAGCTTAAAATAGGAG ATGATGTAGAGTTTGAGGTATCCTCTGACAGGCGCACTGGCAAGCCCATAGCAGTGAAGCTGCTAAAGATAAAGCCAGAGGTGCTGCCAGAGGAGCGCATCTCGGGCCAGGTGGGGCCAGACCTGCACGCCTATCCCTTTACTGTGCTGCATGGTTATATTCATCCA GTTGTCTCAGCAATCCCAGTGCACTTGGATGGAAAGTCTGCTCCCGGCCAGGTGCCCACTGGCAGTGTCTGTTATGAAAGAAACGGG GAGGTGTTCTACCTTACCTACACTCCTGATGATGTGGAGGGTAATATCCACCTGGACACAGGCGACAAAGTCAGCTTTTACATGGAGACCAACAAGCA CACTGGTGCAGTCAGTGCTCGTAATATTCAACTTGTGAAGAAAAAGCAAATGAGGTGCCAGGGTGTGGTGTGTGCTACAAAG GAGGCTTTTGGATTCATTGAGAGGGCCGATGTGGTGAAAGAGATCTTCTTTCACTACAGTGAGTTCAAGGGTGATCTGGAGGCTCTGCAGGCTGGAGATGACGTTGATTTCACcatcaaagacagaaat GGTAAAGAAGTAGCCACAGACGTGAGGCTGCTCCCCCAAGGAACAGTCATCTTTGAGGATATCAGCATTGAGCAGTTTGAAGGCACTGTCGTCAAGGTCATTCCCAAGGTTCCCACCAAAAACCAG AATGACCCGCTACCAGGCCGTATCAGTGCCCGCATTGGTTTCACTGACAAGGAGCTGCCATTTGGCGAGAAGGACACAAAGTCCAAGGTGACCCTGTTGGAGGGAGATCACATACAGTTCAACATCTCCACTGACCGCAGAGACAAGCTGGAGAGGGCTACCAACATCGACATCCTCCCAGATACCTTTAACTTCACCAAGGAGACCCGTGAAATG GGGGTGATTGCAGCTATACGCGATGGTTTTGGCTTCATTAAGTGTGTGGATAGGGATGCCAGGATGTTCTTTCACTTCAGTGAAGTTCTAGAGGAGAGCCAACTGCACATCTCTGATGAAGTGGAATTCACTGTTGTGCCT GATATGCTGTCAGCTCAGAGGAACCATGCAGTGCGCATCAAGAAGTTGCCTAAAGGCACAGTGTCCTTCCATACCCAGTCTGAGCAGCGCTTTGTGGGTGTGGTAGAGAAAGAAGTTGTGGCAACCACCAACAAGAATGCCAGTCCCACCAAGAGCAAGGAGAAG GAAGCTGAGGAAGGAGTTATTGCATATGAAGACTGTGGAGTGAAGCTCACTGTGGCATATCATACTAAGGACCTGGAGGGAGGAGGTCACCCACAAGTTGGAGATAAG GTGGAGTTCTCCATCAATGAAGTGAAGCGAACTGGCCAGCAGAGTGCAGTCTCCATCAGGGTCCTCAACCGCAATGCCTCCAACGCCAAGAGACTGCATGGATTTGTTGCCACACTGAAGGACAACTTTGGCTTCATTGAGACAGCAAACCATGACCAGGAGATTTTCTTCCACTACAG TGAAATGTGTGGAGACTTGGAGAACTTGGAGCTGGGCGACACGGTGGAGTACACTCTCTCtaagggaaaaggaaacaaagtcAGCGCTGAAAAGGTTACCAAAGTGGCTGCAG TGAATGGCATCGGAGAGGATGTTGGTGCAACAGTGATGATGGGAAAAGTCATCCGTCCCTTACGCAGTGTGGACCCCTCCCAGACAGAATACCAAGGGCTTATTGAAGTCACAGAGGAAG GTGGAACTAAAGGGCAGAATTATCCCTTTGGAATCATGGGTATGGCAAACAAGGCAGACTGTCTGCAGAAAGGTGAACTTGTGAAGTTCCAGGTTTGCACAGTTGGCCAAACTGGACAGAAGATGGCCTGTAATGTGGTCCCTCAGCGCAGAGCCATGGTGGAGTGTGTCAAAGACCAG TTTGGCTTCATCACATATGAAGTTGGTGAGAGCAAGAAGCTGTTCTTTCATGTAAAAGAAGTACAAGATGGCCTTGAGCTCCAGACTGGGGATGAGGTGGAGTTCTCAGTTGTCCTCAATCAACGCACAGGAAAATGTAGTGCCTGCAACGTACGCAGAGTCAG TGAGGGGCCTAAACCAGTGGTGACTCCGCGTCCTGATCGTCTGGTGAACCGACTGAAGAGCATCACTCTTGACGACGCCAGTGCTCCTCGCCTGGTCATAGTAAGACAGCCCCGTGGTCCCGACAATTCAAAG GGCTTCAACGTGGAGCGCAAGACCCGCCAGCCTGGTGTCATCGACTGA
- the csde1 gene encoding cold shock domain-containing protein E1 isoform X8 gives MGSPWKGFVEFTLPASPPTAFVSADLSSTSPVGLSLSPYGRSMSFDPGMLHNNGHTAYANGTGPGIRETGVVEKLLTSYGFIQCSERQARLFFHCSQYNGNLQELKIGDDVEFEVSSDRRTGKPIAVKLLKIKPEVLPEERISGQVGPDLHAYPFTVLHGYIHPVVSAIPVHLDGKSAPGQVPTGSVCYERNGEVFYLTYTPDDVEGNIHLDTGDKVSFYMETNKHTGAVSARNIQLVKKKQMRCQGVVCATKEAFGFIERADVVKEIFFHYSEFKGDLEALQAGDDVDFTIKDRNGKEVATDVRLLPQGTVIFEDISIEQFEGTVVKVIPKVPTKNQNDPLPGRISARIGFTDKELPFGEKDTKSKVTLLEGDHIQFNISTDRRDKLERATNIDILPDTFNFTKETREMGVIAAIRDGFGFIKCVDRDARMFFHFSEVLEESQLHISDEVEFTVVPDMLSAQRNHAVRIKKLPKGTVSFHTQSEQRFVGVVEKEVVATTNKNASPTKSKEKGKVVEKEAEEGVIAYEDCGVKLTVAYHTKDLEGGGHPQVGDKVEFSINEVKRTGQQSAVSIRVLNRNASNAKRLHGFVATLKDNFGFIETANHDQEIFFHYSEMCGDLENLELGDTVEYTLSKGKGNKVSAEKVTKVAAVNGIGEDVGATVMMGKVIRPLRSVDPSQTEYQGLIEVTEEGGTKGQNYPFGIMGMANKADCLQKGELVKFQVCTVGQTGQKMACNVVPQRRAMVECVKDQFGFITYEVGESKKLFFHVKEVQDGLELQTGDEVEFSVVLNQRTGKCSACNVRRVSEGPKPVVTPRPDRLVNRLKSITLDDASAPRLVIVRQPRGPDNSKGFNVERKTRQPGVID, from the exons ATGAGTTTTGACCCAGGCATGCTCCATAATAATGGGCACACTGCATATGCCAATGGAACAGGGCCTGGCATTAGAGAGACTGGTGTGGTGGAGAAGCTCCTGACTTCTTATGGATTCATCCAGTGCTCTGAACGTCAGGCTCGTCTCTTCTTCCACTGTTCCCAGTACAACGGCAACCTGCAGGAGCTTAAAATAGGAG ATGATGTAGAGTTTGAGGTATCCTCTGACAGGCGCACTGGCAAGCCCATAGCAGTGAAGCTGCTAAAGATAAAGCCAGAGGTGCTGCCAGAGGAGCGCATCTCGGGCCAGGTGGGGCCAGACCTGCACGCCTATCCCTTTACTGTGCTGCATGGTTATATTCATCCA GTTGTCTCAGCAATCCCAGTGCACTTGGATGGAAAGTCTGCTCCCGGCCAGGTGCCCACTGGCAGTGTCTGTTATGAAAGAAACGGG GAGGTGTTCTACCTTACCTACACTCCTGATGATGTGGAGGGTAATATCCACCTGGACACAGGCGACAAAGTCAGCTTTTACATGGAGACCAACAAGCA CACTGGTGCAGTCAGTGCTCGTAATATTCAACTTGTGAAGAAAAAGCAAATGAGGTGCCAGGGTGTGGTGTGTGCTACAAAG GAGGCTTTTGGATTCATTGAGAGGGCCGATGTGGTGAAAGAGATCTTCTTTCACTACAGTGAGTTCAAGGGTGATCTGGAGGCTCTGCAGGCTGGAGATGACGTTGATTTCACcatcaaagacagaaat GGTAAAGAAGTAGCCACAGACGTGAGGCTGCTCCCCCAAGGAACAGTCATCTTTGAGGATATCAGCATTGAGCAGTTTGAAGGCACTGTCGTCAAGGTCATTCCCAAGGTTCCCACCAAAAACCAG AATGACCCGCTACCAGGCCGTATCAGTGCCCGCATTGGTTTCACTGACAAGGAGCTGCCATTTGGCGAGAAGGACACAAAGTCCAAGGTGACCCTGTTGGAGGGAGATCACATACAGTTCAACATCTCCACTGACCGCAGAGACAAGCTGGAGAGGGCTACCAACATCGACATCCTCCCAGATACCTTTAACTTCACCAAGGAGACCCGTGAAATG GGGGTGATTGCAGCTATACGCGATGGTTTTGGCTTCATTAAGTGTGTGGATAGGGATGCCAGGATGTTCTTTCACTTCAGTGAAGTTCTAGAGGAGAGCCAACTGCACATCTCTGATGAAGTGGAATTCACTGTTGTGCCT GATATGCTGTCAGCTCAGAGGAACCATGCAGTGCGCATCAAGAAGTTGCCTAAAGGCACAGTGTCCTTCCATACCCAGTCTGAGCAGCGCTTTGTGGGTGTGGTAGAGAAAGAAGTTGTGGCAACCACCAACAAGAATGCCAGTCCCACCAAGAGCAAGGAGAAG GGTAAAGTTGTAGAAAAG GAAGCTGAGGAAGGAGTTATTGCATATGAAGACTGTGGAGTGAAGCTCACTGTGGCATATCATACTAAGGACCTGGAGGGAGGAGGTCACCCACAAGTTGGAGATAAG GTGGAGTTCTCCATCAATGAAGTGAAGCGAACTGGCCAGCAGAGTGCAGTCTCCATCAGGGTCCTCAACCGCAATGCCTCCAACGCCAAGAGACTGCATGGATTTGTTGCCACACTGAAGGACAACTTTGGCTTCATTGAGACAGCAAACCATGACCAGGAGATTTTCTTCCACTACAG TGAAATGTGTGGAGACTTGGAGAACTTGGAGCTGGGCGACACGGTGGAGTACACTCTCTCtaagggaaaaggaaacaaagtcAGCGCTGAAAAGGTTACCAAAGTGGCTGCAG TGAATGGCATCGGAGAGGATGTTGGTGCAACAGTGATGATGGGAAAAGTCATCCGTCCCTTACGCAGTGTGGACCCCTCCCAGACAGAATACCAAGGGCTTATTGAAGTCACAGAGGAAG GTGGAACTAAAGGGCAGAATTATCCCTTTGGAATCATGGGTATGGCAAACAAGGCAGACTGTCTGCAGAAAGGTGAACTTGTGAAGTTCCAGGTTTGCACAGTTGGCCAAACTGGACAGAAGATGGCCTGTAATGTGGTCCCTCAGCGCAGAGCCATGGTGGAGTGTGTCAAAGACCAG TTTGGCTTCATCACATATGAAGTTGGTGAGAGCAAGAAGCTGTTCTTTCATGTAAAAGAAGTACAAGATGGCCTTGAGCTCCAGACTGGGGATGAGGTGGAGTTCTCAGTTGTCCTCAATCAACGCACAGGAAAATGTAGTGCCTGCAACGTACGCAGAGTCAG TGAGGGGCCTAAACCAGTGGTGACTCCGCGTCCTGATCGTCTGGTGAACCGACTGAAGAGCATCACTCTTGACGACGCCAGTGCTCCTCGCCTGGTCATAGTAAGACAGCCCCGTGGTCCCGACAATTCAAAG GGCTTCAACGTGGAGCGCAAGACCCGCCAGCCTGGTGTCATCGACTGA